From the genome of Ralstonia pickettii, one region includes:
- the tcdA gene encoding tRNA cyclic N6-threonylcarbamoyladenosine(37) synthase TcdA: MSQVAISAPAHPPILDDEYARRFGGVARLYGPHALERFAAAHVCVIGIGGVGSWVAEAVARCGVGKFTLIDLDHIAVSNTNRQIHALGDAYGMAKVDAMAERILQINPRAEISRIDDFVTVENVEALLGHPFDYVIDAIDAVKVKTAIIAFCKRNGKRVVTCGAAGGQLDPTRIRVTDLSRTIQDPLLAKVRGNLRRQHGFSKNPKSRFGIDAVFSDEPLRYPEPEQQACAVELPVESSHAGIDDLAAAGEIAVVNAPPAPQPAQGPQGLACAGFGSSVCVTAVFGMVAASTALRAIAGV, from the coding sequence ATGAGCCAAGTAGCAATCAGCGCGCCAGCGCACCCGCCCATCCTCGATGACGAATACGCACGCCGCTTTGGTGGGGTTGCCCGGCTGTACGGCCCCCATGCGCTTGAGCGTTTTGCGGCGGCGCACGTTTGCGTGATCGGCATCGGCGGCGTGGGCTCGTGGGTGGCCGAGGCAGTGGCGCGCTGCGGTGTCGGCAAATTCACGCTGATCGACCTCGATCACATTGCCGTGTCCAACACCAACCGGCAGATCCACGCACTGGGCGACGCGTATGGCATGGCCAAGGTTGACGCCATGGCAGAGCGCATTCTGCAGATCAATCCGCGCGCCGAGATCAGCCGCATTGACGATTTCGTGACGGTCGAGAACGTCGAAGCATTGCTCGGCCATCCGTTCGATTACGTGATCGACGCGATCGATGCGGTGAAAGTGAAGACGGCCATCATTGCGTTCTGCAAACGCAACGGCAAACGCGTTGTGACGTGCGGCGCCGCCGGCGGGCAACTGGACCCGACGCGCATTCGCGTGACGGACCTCTCGCGCACGATTCAGGATCCCCTGCTCGCCAAGGTACGCGGCAACCTGCGCCGCCAGCATGGCTTTTCGAAAAACCCGAAGTCCCGCTTCGGTATTGACGCAGTGTTTTCCGACGAGCCCCTGCGCTATCCGGAACCCGAGCAGCAGGCATGCGCCGTCGAGTTGCCGGTTGAGTCGAGCCACGCCGGCATCGACGACCTCGCGGCGGCAGGGGAGATTGCTGTGGTCAACGCGCCGCCCGCACCGCAGCCTGCGCAGGGGCCGCAAGGCCTGGCATGCGCGGGCTTTGGTTCGTCCGTATGCGTGACTGCGGTGTTCGGGATGGTGGCCGCGTCAACGGCGCTGCGGGCGATCGCCGGCGTCTGA
- a CDS encoding bacteriohemerythrin has protein sequence MPVIEWSEALQLGDAATDANHVEFCALLNAVADAPDAEFISALDAFIDHTEHHFAEENGWMDAADFPPRHCHRGEHDNVLALCREVRKRAAAGDMDLGRRLVAELPAWFAQHVDVMDRMMTTYLAQMGNSVRNIEHVG, from the coding sequence ATGCCCGTGATCGAATGGTCGGAGGCACTCCAACTCGGAGACGCTGCCACTGACGCCAACCACGTCGAGTTCTGTGCGTTGCTCAATGCCGTTGCAGATGCACCGGATGCCGAGTTCATTTCCGCGCTCGACGCCTTCATCGACCACACAGAGCACCACTTCGCTGAAGAGAACGGATGGATGGACGCGGCGGACTTTCCCCCGCGCCACTGCCATCGCGGCGAGCACGACAACGTGCTGGCGCTGTGCCGCGAAGTGCGCAAGCGCGCCGCCGCCGGCGACATGGACCTCGGCCGCAGGCTCGTGGCGGAGCTGCCCGCCTGGTTTGCCCAGCATGTCGACGTAATGGACCGCATGATGACGACGTATCTGGCGCAAATGGGCAATTCGGTGCGCAATATCGAGCACGTTGGCTGA
- a CDS encoding sugar dehydrogenase complex small subunit, which translates to MVPRSHDPDTPAGLTRRQWLQGTLALAAAGLAGSQVLRAVAQGPTESLDAFIALSQALTARPSLDRGVGTRLLAALGKSSADFAAQLRPLAQALAVGSLSDAQQKTALQILEAWYLGVVDGNVVTYEQALMYSVVSDTLVIRTYCPNQPGFWAEPPVERQA; encoded by the coding sequence ATGGTCCCCCGTTCCCATGATCCCGACACCCCTGCCGGCTTGACGCGCCGCCAGTGGCTGCAGGGCACACTCGCGTTGGCCGCGGCCGGGCTGGCGGGCTCGCAGGTGCTGCGCGCGGTCGCCCAGGGCCCGACTGAATCGCTCGATGCATTCATCGCGTTGTCACAGGCGCTGACGGCACGGCCCTCGCTGGATCGCGGCGTGGGCACGCGGTTGCTGGCGGCGCTGGGCAAATCGAGCGCCGACTTTGCCGCGCAACTGCGGCCGCTGGCGCAGGCGTTGGCAGTGGGCTCGCTTTCCGATGCGCAGCAGAAGACGGCGCTGCAGATTCTGGAAGCCTGGTACCTGGGTGTGGTCGACGGCAATGTCGTCACGTACGAGCAAGCGCTGATGTATAGCGTGGTTTCAGACACGCTCGTCATCCGCACGTATTGCCCCAACCAGCCCGGCTTCTGGGCCGAGCCCCCCGTCGAGAGGCAAGCCTGA
- the pdxH gene encoding pyridoxamine 5'-phosphate oxidase, which yields MTSIADIRTDYARASLDIADVDANPLRQFRRWFDEALKAEIAEVNAMTLATVDPHGQPSARIVLLKNLDERGFTFFTNYASHKGEELAANPRAALLFHWIGLERQVRIQGIVEKVSDAESDAYYHSRPLGSRLGAWASEQSSEVPDRATLEAREAEYRQRFGDAPPRPPHWGGYRLLPERLEFWQGRPSRLHDRLEYRKHADGSWTIVRLAP from the coding sequence ATGACCTCCATTGCCGATATCCGTACCGATTACGCCCGCGCTTCGCTCGACATCGCCGACGTGGACGCCAACCCCCTGCGCCAGTTCCGCCGCTGGTTCGACGAAGCCCTGAAGGCCGAGATCGCTGAAGTCAACGCCATGACGCTCGCCACCGTCGACCCGCATGGCCAGCCCTCGGCCCGCATCGTTCTGCTCAAGAACCTGGACGAACGCGGCTTCACCTTCTTCACGAACTACGCCAGCCACAAGGGCGAAGAACTGGCCGCCAATCCGCGCGCAGCGCTGCTGTTCCACTGGATCGGGCTGGAGCGGCAAGTGCGCATCCAGGGCATCGTCGAGAAGGTGAGCGACGCCGAAAGCGACGCCTACTACCACTCGCGCCCGCTCGGCTCGCGCCTGGGCGCGTGGGCCTCGGAACAAAGCAGCGAAGTGCCCGACCGGGCCACGCTCGAAGCTCGAGAAGCCGAATACCGCCAGCGCTTTGGCGACGCCCCGCCGCGTCCGCCGCACTGGGGCGGCTACCGCCTGCTGCCCGAGCGGCTGGAGTTCTGGCAAGGCCGCCCGTCGCGGCTGCACGATCGGCTGGAGTACCGCAAGCACGCCGACGGCAGCTGGACAATCGTCCGCCTTGCCCCGTAG
- a CDS encoding cytochrome c, producing MKAIASFSLLLLAGLVANAWAKDTPADTAQIKRGEYLAIAADCAACHTAPGGKPFAGGLPMQIPMLGTIYSSNITPDEKTGIGKWTYEEFERAVRKGVDDDGNNLYPAMPYPSYAKINDADMRDLYAYFRNGVTAVENRRPRSTIRWPLNMRWPLKLWNLIFLKSEPYVAKADKSPTWNRGAYLTQGLAHCGTCHTPRGFAMQEKALDERGSGYLAGSTLAGWTAFNITSDPTSGIGAWKREQLVQYLRTGSVPGVAQAAGPMGEAVQHSFSKMTVQDVESIAEYLRTVPAVSNNLERARQDWGKPATDVTTLRGKPIETTIDAARLYLGNCASCHQADGRGTPDGYYPPLLHNSTVGTRDTTNLVQVILFGIERKAGDKHIGMPAFARQLSEEQLAALTNYVTRQFGDPATPPVTAEAIAKRRSSQ from the coding sequence ATGAAAGCGATCGCTTCCTTCTCGCTGCTGTTGCTCGCCGGCCTGGTGGCCAATGCGTGGGCGAAGGACACGCCGGCCGACACCGCACAGATCAAACGCGGCGAATACCTCGCCATTGCGGCCGACTGTGCAGCCTGCCACACGGCGCCGGGCGGCAAGCCGTTTGCCGGCGGCTTGCCGATGCAGATCCCGATGCTGGGCACAATCTACAGCAGCAACATCACGCCCGATGAAAAGACCGGCATCGGCAAATGGACCTACGAAGAATTCGAGCGCGCCGTGCGAAAAGGCGTGGACGATGACGGCAATAATCTGTATCCCGCCATGCCGTATCCGTCGTACGCGAAGATCAACGATGCGGACATGCGCGATCTCTATGCGTACTTCCGCAACGGCGTCACGGCGGTGGAAAACCGACGGCCGCGCAGCACCATCCGTTGGCCGCTGAACATGCGCTGGCCGCTCAAGCTGTGGAACCTCATCTTCCTCAAGAGCGAGCCGTACGTAGCGAAGGCCGACAAATCTCCGACGTGGAATCGCGGTGCGTACCTCACGCAAGGGCTGGCACACTGCGGCACGTGCCACACGCCGCGCGGTTTCGCCATGCAGGAAAAGGCACTGGATGAGCGCGGCAGCGGTTATCTGGCGGGCTCAACACTCGCGGGCTGGACGGCTTTCAACATCACGTCGGACCCAACGAGCGGCATTGGCGCGTGGAAGCGCGAGCAGCTCGTCCAATACCTGCGTACCGGCAGCGTGCCCGGAGTGGCCCAGGCCGCGGGGCCGATGGGTGAAGCGGTGCAGCACAGCTTTTCGAAGATGACGGTGCAGGACGTCGAGTCCATCGCCGAATATCTGCGGACCGTGCCTGCGGTGAGCAACAACCTTGAACGCGCACGGCAGGATTGGGGCAAGCCCGCCACCGATGTGACGACGCTGCGCGGCAAGCCCATCGAGACCACGATTGACGCCGCACGGCTGTATCTGGGCAATTGCGCGTCGTGTCACCAGGCCGATGGACGCGGCACGCCCGATGGCTACTACCCGCCGTTGCTGCACAACTCCACGGTGGGCACGCGGGACACGACCAACCTTGTGCAGGTGATTCTGTTTGGCATTGAGCGCAAGGCTGGCGACAAGCACATCGGCATGCCGGCCTTTGCCCGTCAGTTGTCGGAGGAGCAGCTTGCCGCCCTCACGAACTACGTCACGCGCCAGTTTGGTGACCCGGCCACGCCGCCGGTGACGGCGGAAGCCATCGCAAAGCGGCGTTCATCGCAGTAG
- a CDS encoding thioredoxin family protein, with product MKIVNDASFQSDVIDASQRNPVVVCFAAEWSHPSQAAVASLEQMESSYAGRATFVTMDFDENQHTADRYGVSVMPGFVVFADCQPRDGWSGVYADTIREKLDQVIPRSSNTPSDAGDRPQRR from the coding sequence ATGAAGATCGTCAACGATGCCTCGTTTCAATCCGATGTGATCGACGCCTCGCAACGCAACCCGGTGGTCGTGTGCTTTGCCGCAGAGTGGAGCCACCCGAGCCAGGCCGCCGTGGCCAGCCTCGAGCAGATGGAATCGAGCTACGCCGGACGCGCCACGTTCGTCACCATGGACTTCGACGAAAACCAGCACACCGCCGATCGATACGGCGTGTCGGTCATGCCTGGTTTTGTGGTCTTTGCTGACTGCCAGCCGCGCGATGGATGGTCGGGCGTCTATGCCGACACCATCCGCGAGAAGCTCGATCAGGTCATTCCTCGATCAAGCAATACGCCATCAGACGCCGGCGATCGCCCGCAGCGCCGTTGA
- a CDS encoding AsmA family protein, which yields MRTSGKLALGLVITPVVIVAAAVIFVLTFDWNRARPYLNDRVSQAIGRPFAINGDLVLTWKKPEGESGWRAYVPWPRFIANDITVGNPDWAKQPNVATIRQLTFVLEALPLLAHRIVIPSVTLDTPAIALERDKQNRNNWTFDLTGGEGDNKKPSDWKLDLREIAFSRGSLALDDDIKRIHLTATVDTIDNQTLYTAANGTAIKSADQPAKEPAASGAAASATAAQTPAAPDPQQPYGIAWTVKGTYNNAAITGSGKAGGVLRLQDAQRPYPLQADVTVGKTRIDLAGTLTNPASLTAIDLRVHLSGASMAQLYPLTGVVLPDTPPFDTRGRLIGELRKRGSTWRYEKFTGRVGGSDLGGTLAYTMREPRPQLTGELVSHQLLFADLAPIIGADSNASKAKRADPSTDPGDSKTVRQPADKVLPVEPFRTDRWNAIDADVKFTGERIVHTADLPINHLVTHVKLQDAVLTLDPLNFGVAGGTLSSNIQLDGHATPMQARAALAARHFKIKQLFPKIESVRASVGEINGDARLSATGNSVAALLGSSNGEVKILVEQGTISKFILEAMGLNVGNVILTKLFGDKQVTINCAAGDFAVSDGLAQARTFVVDTQDAVIDVTGATSFKQEALDFTIHPDSKGLRVFSLRTPLYVKGTYKHPDVSVNPAVVALRASGAVALALTAPVAAVLPVLELKPAPESACGKLLADVRQRPIAPPPGQTYHSKKPGRTPEGDLKSTQPDSGKTAAPQRRAGPPSRDPLTTGG from the coding sequence ATGCGTACATCCGGCAAACTCGCCCTCGGACTGGTCATCACACCCGTGGTCATCGTGGCAGCGGCGGTCATCTTTGTGCTGACGTTCGACTGGAACCGCGCCAGGCCTTATCTCAATGATCGCGTCTCGCAAGCCATCGGACGCCCCTTTGCCATCAACGGCGATCTGGTGCTCACGTGGAAGAAGCCCGAAGGCGAATCCGGCTGGCGTGCTTACGTGCCCTGGCCTCGGTTCATTGCCAACGACATCACCGTCGGAAACCCGGATTGGGCCAAGCAGCCGAACGTGGCCACCATCCGGCAACTCACGTTTGTGCTGGAGGCACTGCCGCTGCTCGCGCATCGCATTGTCATCCCGAGCGTCACACTCGACACCCCCGCGATTGCGCTTGAGCGCGACAAGCAGAACCGCAACAACTGGACGTTCGATCTGACGGGCGGCGAAGGCGACAACAAGAAGCCATCAGACTGGAAACTCGACCTGCGCGAAATTGCGTTCAGCAGGGGCTCGCTGGCGCTGGACGACGACATCAAGCGCATTCACCTGACGGCAACCGTCGACACCATAGACAACCAGACGCTGTACACCGCGGCTAACGGCACGGCCATCAAGAGCGCGGATCAGCCCGCCAAGGAGCCGGCTGCGTCCGGCGCCGCAGCCTCCGCTACCGCGGCACAGACGCCGGCGGCGCCGGATCCGCAGCAGCCTTATGGAATCGCGTGGACGGTCAAGGGCACCTATAACAACGCCGCCATCACGGGCAGCGGCAAGGCGGGCGGCGTGCTCCGCCTGCAGGACGCGCAACGGCCCTACCCGCTGCAGGCCGACGTGACGGTCGGCAAGACCCGCATTGACCTGGCCGGCACGCTCACCAACCCCGCCAGCCTGACAGCGATCGACTTGCGCGTGCACTTGTCGGGCGCGAGCATGGCGCAGCTGTATCCGCTGACCGGCGTGGTGCTGCCGGATACGCCCCCCTTCGACACGCGCGGCAGGCTGATCGGCGAGTTGCGAAAACGGGGTTCGACGTGGCGCTACGAGAAATTCACGGGCCGCGTGGGCGGCTCCGATTTAGGCGGCACCCTCGCCTATACGATGCGCGAGCCCCGTCCGCAATTGACGGGCGAGTTGGTTTCGCATCAATTGCTGTTTGCCGACCTCGCGCCCATCATCGGCGCCGACTCCAACGCCAGCAAAGCCAAGCGTGCTGACCCGAGCACCGACCCCGGCGACAGCAAGACCGTGCGCCAGCCTGCCGACAAGGTGCTGCCGGTGGAGCCCTTCCGCACCGATCGCTGGAACGCCATCGATGCCGACGTGAAGTTCACCGGCGAGCGCATCGTCCACACCGCAGATCTGCCGATCAACCACCTTGTGACGCACGTCAAATTGCAGGATGCGGTGCTCACGCTGGACCCGCTTAACTTCGGCGTTGCGGGCGGTACGCTCAGCTCCAACATCCAGCTCGACGGGCATGCCACGCCCATGCAGGCGCGCGCCGCGCTGGCAGCACGGCACTTCAAGATCAAGCAACTGTTCCCGAAGATCGAGTCCGTGCGTGCAAGCGTGGGCGAGATCAACGGCGATGCGCGGCTCTCGGCCACGGGCAACTCGGTGGCGGCACTGCTCGGCTCTTCCAACGGCGAGGTGAAGATCCTGGTGGAGCAAGGCACCATCAGCAAGTTCATCCTGGAAGCCATGGGGCTGAACGTCGGCAACGTGATCCTGACCAAGCTCTTTGGCGACAAGCAGGTCACCATCAACTGCGCGGCCGGCGACTTTGCCGTGAGCGATGGGCTGGCGCAGGCACGCACGTTTGTGGTGGATACACAGGATGCCGTCATCGACGTGACCGGCGCGACGAGTTTCAAGCAGGAAGCGCTGGACTTCACCATCCATCCGGATTCGAAGGGGCTGCGCGTGTTTTCGCTGCGCACGCCGCTGTATGTGAAGGGCACTTACAAGCATCCGGATGTGTCGGTCAACCCGGCCGTCGTGGCGCTGCGGGCAAGCGGCGCAGTGGCGCTGGCACTGACGGCGCCGGTGGCGGCGGTACTGCCTGTGCTTGAGCTCAAGCCGGCGCCCGAAAGCGCCTGCGGCAAGCTGCTCGCCGATGTGCGCCAACGCCCGATCGCACCGCCGCCCGGCCAGACATATCACAGCAAGAAGCCGGGCCGCACGCCGGAAGGCGATTTAAAGTCGACGCAGCCCGACTCGGGCAAGACCGCAGCGCCGCAGCGTCGCGCAGGCCCCCCGTCGCGCGACCCGCTGACCACCGGCGGCTGA
- a CDS encoding DsbA family protein, with amino-acid sequence MRLIYVADPMCSWCYGFGPQLADLRKRLADTLGAPAPVTVITGGLRPAQREPMAADKRDEILHHWHAVAERSGMPFDQSPAVAMRRDGFVYDTEPACRAVVMAREHWAEDDERVLTFFHAIQHAFYAEGRDTTQASVLRDVALANGVEAEHFDAVFDTDALRDETREDFRLSRRWGITGFPSLLAEQGGTLYQIGRGYAPSVALYARAVEVLQQHPAPDAG; translated from the coding sequence ATGCGATTGATCTACGTGGCCGATCCGATGTGTTCCTGGTGCTACGGCTTCGGTCCACAGTTGGCTGACCTGCGCAAGCGGCTGGCGGACACGCTGGGCGCACCGGCGCCTGTTACGGTCATCACCGGCGGCCTGCGCCCCGCGCAGCGCGAACCGATGGCCGCAGACAAGCGCGACGAAATCCTCCACCACTGGCATGCCGTGGCCGAACGCAGCGGGATGCCGTTCGACCAGTCGCCCGCGGTGGCGATGCGCCGTGACGGCTTCGTCTACGACACCGAACCCGCCTGCCGCGCCGTCGTCATGGCGCGCGAACACTGGGCTGAGGACGACGAGCGCGTGCTCACCTTCTTCCATGCCATCCAGCACGCCTTCTACGCCGAAGGCCGCGACACCACACAGGCCAGTGTGCTGCGCGACGTTGCGCTCGCCAATGGCGTCGAGGCGGAACACTTCGATGCCGTGTTCGACACGGATGCGCTACGCGATGAAACACGCGAAGACTTCCGCCTGTCGCGCCGCTGGGGTATCACCGGCTTCCCCAGCTTGCTGGCCGAACAGGGCGGCACGCTGTACCAGATCGGGCGTGGCTATGCCCCGTCCGTGGCGCTCTATGCGCGGGCGGTGGAAGTGCTGCAGCAACATCCCGCGCCGGACGCCGGCTAA
- a CDS encoding GMC family oxidoreductase, with amino-acid sequence MAQSEQTRQQADIVVVGSGVAGALVAYELARAGKSVLMLEAGPRLPRWEIVERFRNQADKMDFMAPYPSTAWAPHPEYGPPNNYLVLKGEHQFNSQYIRAVGGTTWHWAASTWRFLPNDFKLRSVYGIARDWPIQYQDLERYYGLAEEALGVWGPNDEDLGSPRSQPYPMTPLPLSFNERTIKEALNAHDASFHVVTEPVARNSRPYDGRPTCCGNNNCMPICPIGAMYNGIFHVEKAEQAGARLIENAVVFKLEVGPNKRIVAARYKDAKGAEHRVEGKWFVLAANGIETPKLMLMSTSQDFPKGVGNSSDMVGRNLMDHPGTGVSFYADRKLWPGRGPQEMTSLIGFRDGPFRATQAGKKLHLSNISRIEQETQRIFKEGKLIKPADLDARIRDQAARYVQFDSFHEILPLPENRIVPSATEVDAIGIPRPEITYHIDDYVKRSAVHTREVYATVAQVMGGTNVEFHDDFAPNNHITGATIMGADPKDSVVDKDCRTFDHPNLFISSSSTMPTVGTVNVTLTIAALALRIADQLKKEA; translated from the coding sequence ATGGCCCAATCTGAACAAACTCGCCAACAAGCCGATATCGTAGTGGTGGGCTCCGGCGTGGCCGGGGCGCTGGTGGCGTACGAGCTGGCGCGCGCGGGCAAGTCAGTGCTGATGCTCGAAGCCGGCCCGCGCCTGCCGCGCTGGGAAATTGTCGAGCGCTTCCGCAACCAGGCCGACAAGATGGATTTCATGGCGCCGTATCCGTCGACGGCATGGGCGCCGCACCCGGAATACGGGCCACCCAACAACTACCTCGTGCTCAAGGGTGAGCATCAGTTCAACTCGCAGTACATCCGGGCGGTGGGCGGCACGACCTGGCACTGGGCCGCATCGACGTGGCGCTTCCTTCCGAACGATTTCAAGCTGCGCAGCGTGTACGGCATCGCGCGCGACTGGCCGATCCAGTATCAGGATCTGGAGCGCTATTACGGCCTGGCCGAAGAGGCCCTCGGCGTCTGGGGACCGAACGACGAAGACCTCGGCTCGCCGCGTAGCCAGCCTTATCCGATGACGCCGCTTCCGCTCTCGTTCAATGAGCGCACGATCAAGGAAGCGCTCAATGCGCACGACGCGAGCTTCCACGTGGTGACCGAACCCGTGGCGCGCAACAGCCGCCCGTACGACGGCCGCCCGACCTGCTGCGGCAACAACAACTGTATGCCGATCTGCCCGATCGGTGCGATGTACAACGGCATCTTCCATGTAGAGAAAGCCGAGCAGGCCGGCGCTCGGCTGATCGAGAACGCCGTGGTTTTCAAGCTCGAAGTCGGCCCAAACAAGCGCATCGTGGCCGCGCGCTACAAAGACGCGAAAGGCGCAGAGCACCGCGTGGAAGGCAAGTGGTTCGTGCTGGCCGCCAACGGCATCGAAACGCCCAAGCTCATGCTGATGTCAACCAGCCAGGATTTTCCCAAGGGCGTGGGCAACAGCTCCGACATGGTGGGGCGCAACCTGATGGACCATCCCGGCACCGGCGTGAGCTTCTATGCCGACCGCAAGCTATGGCCCGGACGCGGGCCGCAGGAAATGACGTCGCTGATCGGCTTTCGCGATGGGCCGTTTCGCGCCACGCAGGCCGGCAAGAAGCTGCACCTGTCGAACATCTCGCGCATCGAGCAGGAAACGCAGCGCATCTTCAAGGAAGGCAAGCTGATCAAACCGGCCGACCTCGATGCACGCATTCGCGACCAGGCCGCGCGCTACGTGCAGTTCGACAGCTTTCACGAGATCCTGCCGCTGCCCGAGAACCGCATCGTGCCGAGTGCGACGGAAGTGGACGCCATCGGCATTCCACGCCCCGAGATCACGTACCACATTGACGATTACGTTAAACGCAGCGCCGTGCATACGCGGGAGGTCTACGCGACGGTAGCCCAGGTAATGGGCGGCACCAATGTCGAATTCCACGACGATTTCGCGCCCAACAATCACATCACCGGCGCAACCATCATGGGGGCCGATCCGAAAGACTCGGTGGTCGACAAGGATTGCCGGACGTTCGACCATCCGAATCTGTTCATCAGCAGCAGTTCCACCATGCCGACGGTGGGCACCGTCAACGTGACGCTGACCATCGCGGCACTGGCCCTGCGGATTGCCGATCAACTGAAGAAGGAGGCGTGA
- the trxA gene encoding thioredoxin, producing MSDITSQNFAQEVVETSRQIPVLVDFWAPWCGPCRTLGPMLEKLEAEYAGKWKLAKINSDENPELSAQFHVRSIPYVVAFVDGRPVDQFVGVLPEAQLRAFLDRVIPQPAEVAYREGLAASQAGETAHAREAFQNALAFDPGFDAARFALVNLLLDTGDAHAAQGEFALLSPKAPQDERYAPLETRLKATERADTLPDAGALRTVVQAQPDNLQARLDLAQQYIAGQDYEAALEQLLAIVERDRAFRDDIARKTMVSVFDMMRDAPQAVSHWRRQLASKLN from the coding sequence ATGAGCGACATCACCTCGCAGAATTTCGCGCAGGAAGTGGTCGAAACCTCACGCCAGATCCCGGTGCTGGTCGATTTCTGGGCGCCGTGGTGCGGTCCCTGCCGCACATTGGGCCCGATGCTGGAAAAGCTGGAGGCCGAATACGCCGGTAAGTGGAAGCTCGCCAAGATCAACTCGGACGAAAACCCCGAGCTTTCCGCCCAGTTCCACGTCCGCAGCATCCCGTACGTGGTGGCGTTCGTGGACGGCAGGCCGGTCGACCAGTTCGTCGGCGTGTTGCCGGAAGCGCAATTGCGCGCGTTCCTGGATCGCGTGATTCCGCAACCCGCAGAAGTCGCCTATCGCGAAGGGCTCGCCGCGAGCCAAGCCGGCGAAACCGCCCACGCGCGCGAAGCGTTCCAGAACGCGCTGGCCTTCGACCCCGGCTTCGATGCCGCGCGCTTTGCGCTGGTGAACCTGCTCCTCGACACCGGCGACGCGCATGCCGCGCAGGGCGAATTCGCCTTGCTTTCACCCAAGGCGCCGCAAGATGAGCGCTATGCCCCGCTGGAAACGCGGCTGAAAGCCACTGAACGAGCCGATACGCTGCCCGATGCCGGCGCCCTGCGCACGGTCGTGCAAGCGCAACCGGACAATCTGCAGGCGCGGCTCGACCTTGCCCAACAGTACATCGCCGGCCAGGATTACGAAGCCGCCCTGGAGCAATTGCTCGCCATCGTCGAGCGGGATCGCGCCTTCCGCGACGACATTGCGCGCAAGACCATGGTGTCGGTGTTCGACATGATGCGCGACGCGCCCCAGGCGGTATCACACTGGCGCCGGCAGCTTGCGTCCAAATTGAATTGA